One region of Mycolicibacterium lutetiense genomic DNA includes:
- the htpG gene encoding molecular chaperone HtpG, which yields MSTRVEQLEFQAEARQLLELLVHSVYSNKDSFLRELISNASDALDKLRLETLRNKELTADTSDLHVDIEVGRDPRTLTVRDNGIGMTHEEVVELIGTLAKSGTAELRQQLQEAKKVADSEELIGQFGVGFYSTFMVADKVELLTRKAGESGATRWVSSGDGTYTIEDLDNAPQGTSVTLHLKPVDVEDQLHDYTAEWKIRELVKKYSDFIAWPVRMQVEQRTPAAEEGGPDTVTVETQTLNSMKALWARPKDEVSDEEYHEFYKHIAHAWDDPLAVISMKGEGNFEYQALLFIPSHAPFDMFTRDAKTGVQLYIKRVFVMGDCEELMPRYLRFVKGVVDAQGMSLNVSREILQQDRQVTAIRRRLTKKVLSTIADLQSGKPDDYRTFWSQFGAVLKEGLLSDLDNQDTLLQVSSFFSTFSDAENTERLTTLADYVGRMKDGQEQIFYATGPSAEQLSKSPHLEAFKAKGYEVLLLTDPVDEVWVGSVPEFDGKPLQSVAKGEVDLDSDEDRDAHKAERETQEQEFADLLAWLKETLTERVSEVRLSSRLTESPACLITPTFGITPTLARMYRASGQEVPTGKRILELNPSHPLVTGLRQSHATSKDDAYLHQLAETAELLYGTALLAEGGVPDDPARFAGLLADRLARTV from the coding sequence ATGTCTACACGTGTCGAGCAGTTGGAGTTCCAGGCGGAGGCACGCCAACTCCTTGAGTTGCTGGTCCACTCGGTGTACTCCAACAAGGACTCCTTTCTCCGAGAACTCATCTCGAACGCCTCGGACGCCCTGGACAAACTCCGCCTCGAAACACTGCGGAACAAGGAACTGACCGCTGACACCTCCGACCTCCACGTCGACATCGAGGTGGGTCGGGATCCACGGACGTTGACGGTGCGCGACAACGGCATCGGGATGACACACGAGGAAGTCGTGGAGCTGATCGGCACTCTTGCGAAGTCAGGTACCGCGGAGCTGCGGCAACAATTGCAGGAAGCCAAGAAGGTGGCCGACTCCGAGGAGTTGATCGGACAGTTCGGCGTCGGCTTCTACTCCACTTTCATGGTGGCGGACAAGGTCGAACTGCTCACCCGCAAGGCCGGCGAGAGCGGGGCGACCCGATGGGTGTCGAGCGGTGACGGCACCTACACCATCGAAGACCTCGACAACGCACCGCAGGGCACGTCGGTGACGCTGCATCTCAAGCCCGTCGATGTCGAGGACCAGCTCCACGACTACACCGCCGAATGGAAGATCCGAGAGCTCGTCAAGAAGTACTCCGACTTCATCGCCTGGCCTGTCCGGATGCAAGTCGAGCAACGCACTCCCGCCGCCGAAGAAGGCGGCCCGGACACCGTCACGGTCGAGACTCAGACGCTCAACTCCATGAAGGCGTTGTGGGCCCGGCCGAAGGACGAGGTCTCCGACGAGGAGTACCACGAGTTCTACAAACACATCGCCCACGCCTGGGACGACCCACTCGCCGTCATCTCGATGAAGGGCGAGGGTAACTTCGAGTACCAGGCCTTGTTGTTCATCCCGTCACACGCCCCTTTTGACATGTTCACCAGGGACGCCAAGACCGGGGTCCAGCTCTACATCAAGCGCGTCTTCGTCATGGGCGATTGCGAAGAACTCATGCCCCGCTACCTGCGCTTCGTCAAGGGCGTGGTGGACGCGCAGGGCATGTCACTCAACGTCTCTCGTGAGATCCTGCAGCAGGACCGGCAGGTCACCGCGATCCGTCGCAGGCTGACGAAGAAGGTCCTGTCGACCATCGCGGACCTGCAGTCCGGCAAGCCTGACGACTACCGCACCTTCTGGTCCCAATTCGGCGCCGTCCTCAAAGAGGGTCTGTTGTCGGACCTGGACAACCAGGACACATTGCTGCAGGTCTCCTCGTTCTTCTCCACGTTCTCGGACGCCGAGAACACCGAGCGACTCACGACGCTGGCCGACTACGTCGGACGCATGAAGGACGGCCAGGAACAGATCTTCTACGCCACGGGACCATCTGCCGAACAACTCTCGAAGTCACCGCACCTGGAGGCCTTCAAGGCCAAAGGTTACGAGGTGCTGCTGCTCACCGATCCGGTCGACGAAGTCTGGGTCGGTTCGGTGCCGGAGTTCGACGGCAAGCCGCTGCAGTCCGTTGCCAAGGGTGAGGTCGACCTCGATTCCGATGAGGACCGGGACGCCCACAAGGCAGAGCGGGAGACTCAGGAGCAGGAGTTCGCCGACCTGCTGGCCTGGCTGAAGGAAACGCTGACCGAACGCGTCTCGGAAGTGCGACTGTCCAGCCGTTTGACCGAGTCTCCGGCATGCCTCATCACTCCGACGTTCGGCATCACGCCGACGCTTGCCCGCATGTACCGAGCCTCCGGACAGGAGGTTCCGACCGGAAAACGGATACTCGAACTGAATCCGAGCCATCCGCTCGTCACCGGTTTGCGCCAGTCGCACGCGACGAGCAAGGACGACGCTTATCTGCATCAACTCGCCGAAACGGCCGAGTTGCTCTACGGCACAGCCCTTCTTGCCGAAGGCGGAGTGCCCGACGACCCGGCCAGGTTCGCCGGACTTCTCGCCGACCGATTGGCACGCACCGTGTAA
- a CDS encoding MbtH family protein, whose amino-acid sequence MSINPFDDDNGRFLVLFNDEEQHSLWPTFAEAPAGWRVVFGQADRGACLQYIEQNWPDIRPRTLRERLAQTQGSDR is encoded by the coding sequence ATGAGCATCAATCCGTTTGACGACGACAACGGCCGTTTTCTTGTCTTGTTCAACGACGAGGAACAACACAGTCTGTGGCCGACATTCGCGGAGGCTCCGGCCGGCTGGAGGGTGGTATTCGGACAAGCGGACCGCGGTGCGTGCCTGCAGTACATCGAGCAGAACTGGCCGGATATCCGTCCGAGGACCCTGCGCGAGAGATTGGCGCAGACCCAGGGCTCCGATAGGTAA